A single genomic interval of Prionailurus viverrinus isolate Anna chromosome A2, UM_Priviv_1.0, whole genome shotgun sequence harbors:
- the LOC125161059 gene encoding olfactory receptor-like protein OLF4, which produces MFLTQKISHVIFPFAGSHLHHMDPGNDTGISEFLLMGFSEEPELQPLIFGLFLSMYLITVFGNLLIILAVSSDSHLHTPMYFFLANLSFVDICFTSTTVPKMLWNIQTQSKVITYAGCITQIYFFITFAGMDDFLLSVMAYDRFVAICHPLQYTVIMNPRLCGLLVLVSWIMSILYSLLQTLMAFRLSFCTEVEIPHFFCELNQMIQLACSDTFLNNMVLYFGAMLLAGGPFIGILYSYSKIVSSICGISSAQGKYKAFSTCASHLSVVSLFYCTSLGVYLSSAVTQSSHSSAISSVMYVAVTPMLNPFIYSLRNRDIKEALMRFSGMVATKGTIVLG; this is translated from the coding sequence AATTAGTCATGTTATTTTCCCCTTTGCTGGTAGTCACCTCCACCACATGGACCCAGGAAATGATACAGGaatttcagaatttcttcttATGGGATTTTCAGAGGAACCAGAACTGCAGCCCCTCATATTTGGGCTTTTCCTCTCCATGTACCTGATCACTGTGTTTGGCAACCTGCTCATCATCCTAGCCGTCAGCTCTgactcccacctccacacccccatgtacttcttcctggccaacctgTCCTTTGTAGACATCTGCTTCACCTCCACCACCGTCCCGAAGATGCTCTGGAACATCCAGACCCAGAGCAAAGTCATAACCTATGCAGGCTGCATCACACAGATATACTTTTTCATAACCTTTGCAGGGATGGACGACTTTCTCCTGAGTGTGATGGCCTATGACAGGTTTGTGGCCATCTGCCACCCCCTACAATACACGGTCATCATGAACCCCCGGCTCTGTGGACTCCTGGTTCTGGTGTCCTGGATCATGAGTATTCTGTATTCCTTGTTACAAACCTTAATGGCGTTTCGGCTGTCCTTCTGTACAGAGGTGGAAATCCcccactttttctgtgaactcaATCAGATGATCCAACTTGCCTGTTCTGACACCTTTCTCAATAACATGGTGTTGTATTTTGGAGCTATGTTGCTGGCTGGTGGTCCCTTCATTGGAATACTTTACTCTTACTCTAAAATAGTTTCCTCCATCTGTGGAATCTCATCAGCTCAAGGCAAATACAAAGCATTTTCCACCTGTGCGTCTCACCTCTCGGTTGTCTCCTTATTTTATTGCACAAGCCTAGGAGTGTACCTCAGCTCTGCTGTCACCCAGAGCTCCCACTCAAGTGCAATATCCTCAGTGATGTATGTGGCGGTCAcacccatgctgaaccccttcatctacagcTTGAGGAACAGAGACATAAAGGAGGCTCTGATGAGATTCTCTGGGATGGTAGCTACAAAAGGGACAATTGTCCTGGGCTGA